The following coding sequences lie in one Yoonia sp. G8-12 genomic window:
- a CDS encoding MOSC domain-containing protein, with protein MMARHARVGRLNWIGLRAARYDPVDVVQSAGVTGAGLLGDHGRAGKRAVTLMQAEHLPVIAAFSDRSEILPEVLRRNLIVSGLNLLALRKGLLRVGDVILEIEGPCPPCSRMEKALGPGGYNAMRGHGGWYASVALPGVVRVGDAVEPASP; from the coding sequence ATGATGGCCCGCCACGCGCGGGTGGGCCGTCTGAACTGGATCGGGTTACGCGCGGCGCGCTATGATCCGGTTGATGTGGTGCAGAGCGCTGGAGTCACCGGGGCCGGTTTGTTGGGCGACCACGGGCGCGCTGGCAAACGGGCGGTGACGCTGATGCAGGCAGAGCATCTGCCGGTGATTGCGGCTTTTTCCGATAGGTCAGAGATTTTGCCAGAGGTTCTGCGCCGCAATTTGATCGTGTCAGGGCTGAACCTTCTTGCACTGCGCAAGGGGTTGCTGCGCGTTGGCGATGTGATTTTGGAAATTGAGGGGCCTTGTCCACCGTGTTCACGCATGGAAAAGGCGTTGGGGCCGGGCGGGTACAATGCGATGCGTGGCCATGGCGGCTGGTATGCCAGTGTGGCCTTGCCGGGCGTCGTGCGTGTTGGTGACGCGGTAGAACCCGCGTCACCCTAA
- a CDS encoding DUF1330 domain-containing protein encodes MSALWIAHVKVTDEAAYGEYAKRATGAIADHGGVFLARGGAYEQLEGPDRPRNVVARFPSLQAAHDCYYSDAYQEALSFAKGASQRELSIVEEIA; translated from the coding sequence ATGAGCGCACTTTGGATTGCCCATGTGAAAGTGACGGACGAGGCCGCTTATGGCGAATACGCCAAACGCGCGACAGGTGCGATTGCCGATCACGGCGGTGTCTTTCTGGCGCGCGGCGGGGCCTATGAGCAGTTGGAAGGCCCCGATCGCCCGCGCAACGTAGTGGCACGATTTCCCAGCCTGCAAGCCGCGCATGATTGCTATTACTCGGATGCCTACCAAGAGGCGCTGAGCTTTGCCAAAGGTGCCAGCCAGCGTGAATTGAGCATCGTCGAAGAGATCGCTTGA